In Luteitalea sp. TBR-22, one genomic interval encodes:
- a CDS encoding type II toxin-antitoxin system VapC family toxin, with protein MKLFLDEAGSLAVVEQVDDADVVITLSLAYTEARAALARRRRDLAPRQHAEAKRAFLGLWPALLVYDVDDGLCRRAGELAEQYRLRAYDSLHLAAYEAVARDAAPEPVMFSSADAALNRAAAAVARRLTRYGARGPSLPTA; from the coding sequence GTGAAGCTGTTCCTCGACGAGGCAGGTAGTCTCGCGGTAGTCGAGCAGGTGGACGACGCGGACGTGGTGATCACGCTGTCGCTGGCCTACACGGAGGCACGCGCGGCCCTGGCACGGCGGCGCCGCGATCTTGCGCCTCGCCAACACGCCGAGGCGAAGCGTGCCTTCCTGGGCTTGTGGCCGGCCCTTCTGGTGTACGACGTGGACGACGGCCTCTGTCGCCGGGCCGGAGAGCTGGCGGAGCAGTATCGTCTGCGTGCCTACGACAGCCTGCATCTGGCCGCGTATGAGGCCGTCGCCCGCGATGCCGCGCCGGAGCCCGTGATGTTCTCGAGCGCCGACGCTGCGCTCAATCGCGCCGCAGCCGCCGTGGCGCGCCGCCTGACCAGATATGGCGCACGTGGCCCGTCGCTGCCGACCGCCTGA
- a CDS encoding phosphoadenosine phosphosulfate reductase family protein, whose translation MVDDVVMGSTPRHVLGLSGGKDSAALAVFMRDRVPQMEYFLCDTGAELPETYEYLLRLEAFLGKPIQRLNSGRPFEHWMEVYRGTLPSPQMRWCTRQMKLAPLEAWLGDDAAVSYVGLRADEHREGYVSTRPNITSVFPFRQHGIDLRDVHRILEDAGLGLPAYYEWRSRSGCYFCFFQRKAEWVGLADRHPELFAQAVALEQKAGFEATRMQGRQYTWSQGESLEALLARRDEIVAAAGRDRTPASNRLLDVLAGDDDDEQACLVCDL comes from the coding sequence ATGGTAGACGACGTCGTCATGGGCAGCACCCCTCGCCACGTGCTCGGGCTCTCCGGCGGTAAGGACAGCGCGGCACTTGCCGTGTTCATGCGCGACCGCGTGCCGCAGATGGAGTACTTCTTATGCGACACCGGCGCGGAGCTCCCCGAGACCTACGAGTACCTGTTGAGGCTGGAAGCGTTTCTCGGTAAGCCTATCCAGAGGCTGAATTCCGGGCGGCCGTTCGAGCACTGGATGGAGGTGTACCGCGGCACGCTGCCGTCGCCCCAGATGCGCTGGTGCACCCGTCAGATGAAGCTGGCACCGCTCGAGGCCTGGCTGGGCGACGACGCGGCCGTGAGCTACGTCGGCCTGCGCGCCGACGAGCACCGCGAGGGCTACGTCTCCACCCGGCCGAACATCACCAGCGTGTTCCCCTTCCGCCAGCACGGCATCGACCTGCGCGACGTGCACCGCATCCTCGAGGACGCCGGCCTCGGACTGCCCGCCTACTACGAGTGGCGCTCCCGCTCCGGCTGCTACTTCTGCTTCTTCCAGCGCAAGGCCGAATGGGTGGGCCTGGCCGATCGGCACCCCGAGCTGTTCGCTCAGGCAGTCGCGCTGGAGCAGAAGGCCGGCTTCGAGGCCACGCGCATGCAGGGCCGCCAGTACACGTGGTCGCAGGGCGAGTCGCTCGAGGCACTGCTGGCACGGCGCGACGAGATCGTCGCCGCTGCCGGGCGCGACAGGACGCCCGCCTCCAATCGCCTCCTCGACGTGCTCGCGGGAGATGACGACGACGAGCAGGCGTGCCTGGTGTGCGACCTCTGA
- a CDS encoding type II toxin-antitoxin system Phd/YefM family antitoxin: MTKVGVRDLKARLSHHLKRVQAGETLVVTDRGREIATLSPAKPAPDHEWAWRMVREGRARWNGGKPVVKAPRARLRGGPPLSQTVLEDRR, translated from the coding sequence ATGACCAAGGTCGGTGTTCGCGACCTGAAGGCGCGACTGAGTCATCACCTGAAGCGCGTGCAGGCAGGGGAGACGCTCGTGGTCACCGACCGCGGGCGTGAGATCGCCACCCTGTCGCCAGCGAAGCCGGCGCCGGACCACGAATGGGCATGGCGCATGGTGCGGGAGGGACGCGCGCGGTGGAACGGCGGCAAGCCCGTCGTCAAGGCGCCACGCGCTCGCCTGCGCGGTGGTCCTCCGTTGTCGCAGACGGTGCTCGAGGATCGACGGTGA
- a CDS encoding sodium:solute symporter family protein → MNWLLVGILAYLAVQMAIGLWVSRRVNNEVDYILAGRTLGLGVASFSIFATWFGAESIQGAAGTMYTDGLSGASADPFGYVLCILLVGLIFARPLWNAGFTTFGDLFRARYSAGVEKFVILLIVPTSIIWAGAQVRAFGNVLSHASGLSIEAAITAAALFVMLYTTIGGLLADAWTDVVQGIAVIVGLIVLLAHLMITGDLQAAWAQVPAERLAILGDGSVPWYEMLEAWTVPVVGSMLAVELLSRVLGCRSADTARRACLAGSGLYLAVGAIPALIGLCGPYLVPGLEDGEQLIPALASLHLGPWFYVAFAGALVSAILSTVDSCMLAGSTLVTHNVLLPLWPDLSERARLRASRLGVLTMGVMAWGLALRTESIKDLVEIASAFGSAGVFVVACFGLFTTIGGPLSAWVALCTGFVVWGAGALLAWPAPYVTALALSVVGYLATSQVGRATAPLADVSH, encoded by the coding sequence GTGAACTGGCTGCTCGTCGGGATCCTCGCCTACCTCGCCGTCCAGATGGCCATCGGCCTGTGGGTGTCGCGACGCGTGAACAACGAGGTGGACTACATCCTCGCGGGCCGCACGCTCGGGCTCGGCGTGGCCTCGTTCTCGATCTTCGCCACATGGTTCGGCGCCGAGTCGATTCAGGGCGCCGCGGGAACGATGTACACCGACGGCCTGTCGGGCGCGTCGGCCGATCCGTTCGGCTACGTGCTCTGCATCCTGCTGGTGGGCCTGATCTTCGCGCGGCCGTTGTGGAACGCCGGCTTCACGACGTTCGGCGACCTGTTCCGCGCCCGGTACTCCGCCGGCGTGGAGAAGTTCGTGATCCTGCTCATCGTGCCGACGTCGATCATCTGGGCCGGCGCGCAGGTGCGGGCCTTCGGCAACGTGCTCTCGCACGCGTCGGGGCTGTCGATCGAGGCGGCGATCACCGCCGCGGCGCTGTTCGTGATGCTCTACACGACGATCGGCGGCCTGCTCGCCGACGCCTGGACCGACGTGGTGCAGGGCATCGCCGTCATCGTCGGCCTGATCGTGCTGCTGGCGCACCTGATGATCACCGGGGACCTGCAGGCGGCGTGGGCGCAGGTGCCTGCGGAGCGGCTGGCGATCCTCGGCGACGGCAGCGTGCCCTGGTACGAGATGCTCGAGGCGTGGACGGTGCCGGTGGTCGGTTCGATGCTGGCGGTGGAACTGCTGTCGAGGGTGCTCGGGTGCAGGTCGGCCGACACGGCGCGGCGGGCCTGTCTGGCCGGCAGCGGGTTGTATCTCGCCGTCGGGGCGATCCCGGCGCTGATCGGACTGTGCGGGCCGTACCTGGTGCCCGGGCTCGAGGACGGCGAGCAGTTGATCCCGGCGCTGGCCAGCCTGCACCTCGGGCCCTGGTTCTACGTGGCGTTCGCCGGGGCGCTGGTCTCGGCGATTCTCTCCACCGTCGACTCCTGCATGCTCGCCGGCTCGACGCTGGTGACCCACAACGTGCTGCTGCCGTTGTGGCCCGACCTGTCGGAGCGGGCGCGGCTGCGCGCCTCACGGCTCGGGGTGCTGACGATGGGGGTGATGGCGTGGGGACTGGCGCTGCGGACCGAGAGCATCAAGGATCTCGTGGAGATTGCCTCCGCCTTCGGCAGCGCCGGCGTGTTCGTGGTGGCGTGCTTCGGGCTGTTCACGACAATCGGCGGTCCGCTCAGTGCGTGGGTGGCGTTGTGTACGGGCTTCGTGGTGTGGGGTGCGGGGGCGTTGTTGGCCTGGCCGGCGCCATACGTGACGGCGCTCGCGTTGTCGGTCGTCGGCTACCTGGCCACCTCACAGGTAGGGCGAGCCACCGCGCCGTTGGCCGACGTGTCTCACTAA
- a CDS encoding threonine/serine dehydratase, which produces MTHRLSLERIAAASSVIDPVFLDSPQFRAESLEAVFGCRLVVKVETLNPIRSFKGRGASLYGSTLRAGDTVITASAGNFGQAVAYACRSRGASAIIFASVNANPLKVDRMRAFGADVRLHGEDFDEAKVEAKRYAAAHGLPMLEDGLEPATAEGAGTIAIELLRWPDPFDDLLVPLGNGALLTGVGRWTKAHALATQVIGVAAAGAPAMVESWRSGRIVTYERIDTIADGIGVRVPVPEAVADMQGTVDDAILVTDTSILAAMRLAHEHLGLVIEPSGAAGLAAIVENPARFRGRCVATILCGGNLTPQQMTEWLRRLP; this is translated from the coding sequence ATGACGCATCGCCTCAGCCTCGAACGCATCGCCGCGGCCTCGTCGGTCATCGATCCGGTCTTCCTGGACTCGCCGCAGTTCCGGGCCGAGTCGCTCGAGGCGGTGTTCGGGTGCCGGTTGGTCGTGAAGGTGGAGACGCTCAACCCGATCCGCTCGTTCAAGGGTCGGGGCGCGTCGCTGTACGGCAGCACGCTGCGCGCCGGCGACACGGTGATCACGGCCAGCGCCGGCAACTTCGGCCAGGCGGTCGCGTATGCCTGCCGCAGCCGTGGGGCCTCGGCGATCATCTTCGCGAGCGTCAACGCCAACCCGCTGAAGGTCGATCGGATGCGGGCGTTCGGTGCCGACGTGCGCCTGCACGGCGAGGACTTCGACGAGGCCAAGGTCGAGGCGAAGCGGTACGCCGCGGCGCACGGCCTGCCGATGCTGGAAGACGGACTCGAGCCGGCGACGGCGGAAGGCGCGGGCACGATCGCCATCGAGCTGTTGCGATGGCCTGACCCGTTCGACGACCTGCTCGTACCGCTCGGAAACGGCGCGCTGCTCACCGGGGTCGGGCGATGGACGAAGGCGCATGCTCTTGCCACGCAGGTGATCGGCGTTGCGGCGGCGGGCGCGCCGGCGATGGTCGAGTCGTGGCGCTCCGGCCGCATCGTCACGTACGAGCGGATCGACACGATCGCCGACGGCATCGGCGTCCGCGTGCCTGTGCCCGAGGCGGTGGCCGACATGCAGGGCACGGTGGACGACGCGATTCTCGTGACCGACACGTCGATCCTCGCTGCGATGCGCCTCGCCCACGAGCATCTCGGGTTGGTGATCGAGCCGTCGGGGGCGGCGGGGTTGGCGGCGATCGTGGAGAACCCGGCGCGGTTCCGCGGCCGGTGCGTCGCCACGATCCTCTGCGGCGGGAATCTCACGCCACAGCAGATGACGGAGTGGCTTCGGCGATTGCCGTGA